The Strigops habroptila isolate Jane chromosome 13, bStrHab1.2.pri, whole genome shotgun sequence genome contains a region encoding:
- the MMP9 gene encoding matrix metalloproteinase-9 isoform X2, translated as MAPVLLAPLALGLLAISCCAAPLQSKPQAVVTFPGELVSGLSDLELAESYLLRFGYTTAAEARTSSKHVSLAKALRKMQKQLGLEETGELDARTLEAMRAPRCGVPDVGTFLTFEGDLKWDHMDLTYRVMNYSPDLDRAVIDDAFKRAFKVWSDVTPLTFTQIYSGEADIMIMFGSREHGDGYPFDGKDGLLAHAFPPGRGIQGDAHFDDDELWTLGTGLVVKTRHGNANGADCHFPFVFEGRSYSQCITEGRTDGLPWCATTASYDRDKKYGFCPSELLYTNGGNSDGAPCVFPFVFDGTSYNACTTDGRSDSYRWCATTANFDQDKKYGFCPNRDTAVIGGNSQGDPCVFPFTFLGQSYSACTSQGRQDGKLWCATTSNYDTDKKWGFCPDRGYSIFLVAAHEFGHSLGLDHSSVREALMYPMYSYVQDFQLDPDDVRGIQYLYGRGSGPEPTAPVPAPTEEPQPLPTEAGSTSTTEEEEETPAPTAEPIPVDPSRDACVENNFDAITEINGELHFFKDGKYWTLSSFWDSGIQGAFSIADAWPGLPAVIDAAFQDVLTKRVFFFAGRQFWVFSGKSVLGPRGIEKLGIGKEAGRISGALQRGRGKVLLFSGESYWRLDVKVQRVDKGYPRATDDIFTGVPLDAHNVFLYQDKYHFCRGSFYWRMTPRYQVDRVGYVKYDILQCPQH; from the exons aGCTACCTGCTGCGGTTTGGCTACACCACGGCGGCAGAGGCGCGGACCAGCAGCAAGCACGTGTCCCTGGCCAAGGCGCTGCGCaagatgcagaagcagctgggCCTGGAGGAGACGGGGGAGCTGGACGCCAGGACGCTGGAGGCCATGCGAGCCCCTCGCTGTGGCGTCCCCGATGTCGGAACCTTCCTCACCTTTGAGGGGGACCTCAAGTGGGACCACATGGACCTGACGTACCG GGTGATGAATTACTCCCCTGACCTGGACCGTGCTGTGATTGATGATGCCTTCAAGCGGGCATTCAAAGTGTGGAGCGACGTGACCCCCCTCACCTTCACCCAGATATACAGCGGCGAGGCGGACATCATGATCATGTTTGGCAGCCGAG AGCACGGGGATGGGTACCCCTTCGATGGCAAGGATGGGCTCTTGGCCCACGCCTTTCCCCCTGGCCGCGGCATCCAGGGTGATGCCCACTTCGACGACGATGAGCTCTGGACGCTGGGAACCGGCTTAG TGGTGAAGACCCGCCACGGGAACGCCAACGGGGCTGACTGCCACTTCCCCTTCGTCTTCGAGGGCCGCTCCTACTCGCAGTGCATCACGGAGGGGCGCACGGACGGGCTGCCCTGGTGTGCCACCACCGCCAGCTATGACCGTGACAAGAAATACGGCTTCTGCCCCAGCGAGC TCCTCTACACCAACGGCGGCAACAGCGACGGGGCCCCCTGTGTCTTCCCTTTTGTCTTCGACGGCACCTCCTACAACGCCTGCACCACGGACGGGCGCTCCGACAGCTACCGCTGGTGTGCCACCACTGCCAACTTCGATCAGGACAAGAAATACGGCTTCTGCCCCAACCGAG ACACAGCGGTGATCGGCGGCAACTCCCAGGGAGACCCGTGTGTGTTCCCCTTCACCTTCCTGGGGCAGTCCTACAGTGCCTGCACCAGCCAGGGCCGGCAGGACGGCAAGCTCTGGTGTGCCACCACCAGCAACTACGACACTGACAAGAAGTGGGGCTTCTGCCCTGACAGAG GTTACAGCATCTTCCTGGTGGCTGCCCATGAGTTTGGGCACTCGCTGGGGCTGGACCACTCCAGTGTGCGTGAGGCCCTGATGTACCCCATGTACAGCTATGTCCAGGACTTCCAGCTGGACCCGGATGATGTCCGGGGCATCCAGTACCTCTATG GTCGTGGCTCTGGCCCTGAGCCCACTGCCCCTGTGCCCGCGCCCACCGAggagccccagcccctgcccacaGAGGCCGGCAGCACCTCCACCaccgaggaggaggaggagacgCCGGCACCCACAGCTGAGCCCATTCCCGTGGACCCCAGCCGGGATGCTTGTGTGGAGAACAACTTTGATGCCATCACGGAGATCAATGGGGAGCTGCATTTCTTCAAGGATgg CAAATACTGGACCCTCTCATCCTTCTGGGATTCGGGCATCCAGGGCGCCTTCTCCATTGCGGACGCGTGGCCTGGCCTCCCGGCTGTCATCGACGCCGCTTTCCAGGATGTGCTCACCAAGAGGGTCTTCTTCTTTGCTG GTCGGCAGTTCTGGGTGTTCTCTGGCAAGAGTGTGCTGGGCCCCCGGGGCATTGAGAAGCTGGGCATTGGGAAGGAAGCCGGGCGCATCTCGGGGGCCCTGCAGCGGGGCCGCGGCAAAGTGCTTCTCTTCAGTGGGGAGAGCTACTGGAG GCTGGACGTGAAGGTGCAGAGGGTGGACAAGGGCTATCCCCGCGCCACCGACGACATCTTCACTGGCGTCCCCCTTGATGCACACAATGTCTTCCTCTACCAAG ACAAGTACCACTTCTGCCGCGGCAGCTTCTACTGGAGGATGACACCGCGCTACCAAGTGGACCGGGTGGGCTACGTCAAGTACGACATCCTGCAGTGCCCCCAGCACTGA
- the MMP9 gene encoding matrix metalloproteinase-9 isoform X1: MAPVLLAPLALGLLAISCCAAPLQSKPQAVVTFPGELVSGLSDLELAESYLLRFGYTTAAEARTSSKHVSLAKALRKMQKQLGLEETGELDARTLEAMRAPRCGVPDVGTFLTFEGDLKWDHMDLTYRVMNYSPDLDRAVIDDAFKRAFKVWSDVTPLTFTQIYSGEADIMIMFGSREHGDGYPFDGKDGLLAHAFPPGRGIQGDAHFDDDELWTLGTGLVVKTRHGNANGADCHFPFVFEGRSYSQCITEGRTDGLPWCATTASYDRDKKYGFCPSELLYTNGGNSDGAPCVFPFVFDGTSYNACTTDGRSDSYRWCATTANFDQDKKYGFCPNRDTAVIGGNSQGDPCVFPFTFLGQSYSACTSQGRQDGKLWCATTSNYDTDKKWGFCPDRGYSIFLVAAHEFGHSLGLDHSSVREALMYPMYSYVQDFQLDPDDVRGIQYLYGEQPWCSQEWDPMVLGWPQPHALPCIGSGRGSGPEPTAPVPAPTEEPQPLPTEAGSTSTTEEEEETPAPTAEPIPVDPSRDACVENNFDAITEINGELHFFKDGKYWTLSSFWDSGIQGAFSIADAWPGLPAVIDAAFQDVLTKRVFFFAGRQFWVFSGKSVLGPRGIEKLGIGKEAGRISGALQRGRGKVLLFSGESYWRLDVKVQRVDKGYPRATDDIFTGVPLDAHNVFLYQDKYHFCRGSFYWRMTPRYQVDRVGYVKYDILQCPQH; the protein is encoded by the exons aGCTACCTGCTGCGGTTTGGCTACACCACGGCGGCAGAGGCGCGGACCAGCAGCAAGCACGTGTCCCTGGCCAAGGCGCTGCGCaagatgcagaagcagctgggCCTGGAGGAGACGGGGGAGCTGGACGCCAGGACGCTGGAGGCCATGCGAGCCCCTCGCTGTGGCGTCCCCGATGTCGGAACCTTCCTCACCTTTGAGGGGGACCTCAAGTGGGACCACATGGACCTGACGTACCG GGTGATGAATTACTCCCCTGACCTGGACCGTGCTGTGATTGATGATGCCTTCAAGCGGGCATTCAAAGTGTGGAGCGACGTGACCCCCCTCACCTTCACCCAGATATACAGCGGCGAGGCGGACATCATGATCATGTTTGGCAGCCGAG AGCACGGGGATGGGTACCCCTTCGATGGCAAGGATGGGCTCTTGGCCCACGCCTTTCCCCCTGGCCGCGGCATCCAGGGTGATGCCCACTTCGACGACGATGAGCTCTGGACGCTGGGAACCGGCTTAG TGGTGAAGACCCGCCACGGGAACGCCAACGGGGCTGACTGCCACTTCCCCTTCGTCTTCGAGGGCCGCTCCTACTCGCAGTGCATCACGGAGGGGCGCACGGACGGGCTGCCCTGGTGTGCCACCACCGCCAGCTATGACCGTGACAAGAAATACGGCTTCTGCCCCAGCGAGC TCCTCTACACCAACGGCGGCAACAGCGACGGGGCCCCCTGTGTCTTCCCTTTTGTCTTCGACGGCACCTCCTACAACGCCTGCACCACGGACGGGCGCTCCGACAGCTACCGCTGGTGTGCCACCACTGCCAACTTCGATCAGGACAAGAAATACGGCTTCTGCCCCAACCGAG ACACAGCGGTGATCGGCGGCAACTCCCAGGGAGACCCGTGTGTGTTCCCCTTCACCTTCCTGGGGCAGTCCTACAGTGCCTGCACCAGCCAGGGCCGGCAGGACGGCAAGCTCTGGTGTGCCACCACCAGCAACTACGACACTGACAAGAAGTGGGGCTTCTGCCCTGACAGAG GTTACAGCATCTTCCTGGTGGCTGCCCATGAGTTTGGGCACTCGCTGGGGCTGGACCACTCCAGTGTGCGTGAGGCCCTGATGTACCCCATGTACAGCTATGTCCAGGACTTCCAGCTGGACCCGGATGATGTCCGGGGCATCCAGTACCTCTATGGTGAGCAGCCGTGGTGCAGCCAGGAATGGGATCCCATGGTGCTGGGCTGGCCCCAGCCTCACGCCCTCCCCTGTATTGGCTCAGGTCGTGGCTCTGGCCCTGAGCCCACTGCCCCTGTGCCCGCGCCCACCGAggagccccagcccctgcccacaGAGGCCGGCAGCACCTCCACCaccgaggaggaggaggagacgCCGGCACCCACAGCTGAGCCCATTCCCGTGGACCCCAGCCGGGATGCTTGTGTGGAGAACAACTTTGATGCCATCACGGAGATCAATGGGGAGCTGCATTTCTTCAAGGATgg CAAATACTGGACCCTCTCATCCTTCTGGGATTCGGGCATCCAGGGCGCCTTCTCCATTGCGGACGCGTGGCCTGGCCTCCCGGCTGTCATCGACGCCGCTTTCCAGGATGTGCTCACCAAGAGGGTCTTCTTCTTTGCTG GTCGGCAGTTCTGGGTGTTCTCTGGCAAGAGTGTGCTGGGCCCCCGGGGCATTGAGAAGCTGGGCATTGGGAAGGAAGCCGGGCGCATCTCGGGGGCCCTGCAGCGGGGCCGCGGCAAAGTGCTTCTCTTCAGTGGGGAGAGCTACTGGAG GCTGGACGTGAAGGTGCAGAGGGTGGACAAGGGCTATCCCCGCGCCACCGACGACATCTTCACTGGCGTCCCCCTTGATGCACACAATGTCTTCCTCTACCAAG ACAAGTACCACTTCTGCCGCGGCAGCTTCTACTGGAGGATGACACCGCGCTACCAAGTGGACCGGGTGGGCTACGTCAAGTACGACATCCTGCAGTGCCCCCAGCACTGA